The nucleotide window CAGTCCACGACGTCGTCGCCCGGGTACAGGTCCTTCCACCAGGACTGGGCCATCCACTTCTCGTTACCCATGTACGCCATCACGTTGATCGCGTTCGTCACACCCTTGCTCTCCAGGCGCTTGATGGTGTGGCGGTACATGGCCTTGAAGTCCTTGGCCTCCCAGCCGGAGCCCTTCTTGGCGATGACGTCGTTCTCCGGCTCGTGGTTGAGGACCAGGAAGAACTTCTCCGGGTAGTTCTTCTTCACGTGGGCGGCGAACTTGTCGATGCGCTTGTCCTGCTCGCCCTTGGCGACCTTGGCCCAGTTCGAGCCGTAGGCGATCTTCCAGTTCAGCAGCAGCACCCGCGGGTTGTTCTTGTCCCGGGCCATCGCGATCTCGCTCTTGGTCGGGAAGACCTCGTCACCCTTGTGGTAGGTGTGGAAGATGTTCGCGGTGCGGCCGGACAGCTTCTCCCAGGCCTTCAGCTCGGCGTCGCGCGGGTTGGTGGTGAAACCGCCGGCGGCGGCACCCCACAACACGCCACACGAGGGCACCAGGTTCGCATCCGTCACACACGGCTTGGCCGGCGCGGCCGTGGCAGCCGTGGTACCCGCCATCGCGGTACCGGCGCCGACGGCCATGGCGGCCAGAACGGTCAGCGACTTCGCAAGCTTGATCCGCACTGTGGCTTCCCCCTCGCTTGTCCGGCCGCAGGTTCGGCCGGGCATGCACTAGAGATTCCGGTGCGGCGGGTGCGCGACCCGGTCCCGAACAGGTGCCGGGCGGTTGCGACCGACCCGAACGGCGAGACTTGAGGATTTCCGCGCTGGAAAACCTCGCCATACGGGTAATAACGGACACGGAACGGCGACCCGGAATGACTGTGGGCGCGCCGCCGCCAGGTCCGAGGCTCACCGTCGAGTCCGAGTTAGAGTGTCGAAAGCGGTCATCTCGGGCGGGGGTGCCGGCCTCGGCCCGCGCCCGGCGAAGCGAAGGGCGCCGAGGCCGTGGGTGCCCGAACTGCGCAAGGTGCCTTAGAGTGACGCCCCGCGTCGACCGCGACAGCTCGGTCCCTGCTGCCATCGGTCCCGCATCGCAGCAGCTCCGAGAGGCGCGCGACGTGAAAAATTGGTGTACTCGGCAGTAGTCAAGCAGGGTGTAGACAGGTGCAGGCGACGCTTCGGGACCCGGACGTCGCCTGCTGTGCGTGGGGACTTGGGAGGCTCAGCCGGTGTTCAGTCGTGTCGCCATCGTCAACCGTGGAGAGGCCGCAATGCGGCTCATCCACGCGGTCCGGGATCTATCGGCGGAAACCGGAACGCGGATCGAGACGGTGGCTCTTTACACCGACGCCGACCGCAACGCGACCTTCGTCCGGGAAGCGGACGTCACCTACTGTCTCGGCCCCGCCTCGGCGCGCCCGTACCTCGACCATGCCGTGCTGGAACGGGCGCTGGTGGAGACCCGGTCCGACGCGGCGTGGGTCGGCTGGGGCTTCGTCGCCGAGGACCCGGCGTTCGCCGAACTGTGCGAGAAGATCGGCGTCGCCTTCGTCGGGCCCAGCGCCGACGCGATGCGCAAGCTCGGCGACAAGATCGGCGCGAAGCTGATCGCCGAGGAGGCCGGCGTGCCCGTCGCGCCGTGGAGCCGGGGCGAGGTCGCCACCCTCGAGGACGCGCTGCGCGCCGGCGCCGAGATCGGCTACCCGCTGATGCTCAAGGCGACCGCCGGCGGCGGCGGGCGCGGCATCCGGATGGTCGCGTCGGGCGAGGACCTGACCGACGCCTACGAGCGCACCAGCCAGGAGGCGCTGCGCGCCTTCGGCTCCGGCGTGGTCTTCCTCGAGCGCCTGGTCACCGGCGCGCGGCACGTCGAGGTGCAGGTCATCGCCGACGGGCAGGGCACCGCGTGGGCGCTGGGCGTGCGCGACTGCTCGGTGCAGCGGCGCAATCAGAAGATCATCGAGGAGTCCGCCTCGCCGGTGCTGGAACCGGCGCAGGCCGAGGAGCTCAAGGCGTCGGCCTCGCGGCTCGCCCTGGCCGTCGGCTACCGCGGCGCCTGCACCGTCGAGTTCCTCTACCACCCCGGCGAGAGGCTGTTCGCCTTCCTCGAGGTCAACACCCGGCTCCAGGTCGAGCACCCGATCACCGAGATCACCACCGGCACCGACCTGGTCCGGCTGCAACTACACGTCGCGAACGGCGGACGGCTCGAGGGCGACCGGCCGGCGGAGATCGGCCACGCCGTCGAGGCCCGGCTGAACGCCGAGGACCCGGACCGTGACTTCGCACCCTCGCCCGGCCGCATCGCCCGGCTGGTGCTGCCCGCCGGGCCCGGCATCCGCGTCGACACCGGTGTCAGCGAGGGCGACACCATCCCGGCCGACTTCGACTCGATGATCGCGAAGATCATCGCCCATGGCCGGGACCGCGGCGAGGCGCTCGCACGGCTGCGCCGCGCGATGGCCGAGACCACGGTGATCATCGAGGGCGGCGCGACGAACAAGAGCTTCGTGCTCGACCTGCTCGACCAGCCCGAGGTGATCGACGCGAGCGCCGACACCGGCTGGATCGACCGGGTACGCGCGCAGGGCCGGCTGGTCAGCCACCGCAACTCCGCGATCGCACTCGCCGCGGCCGCGATCGAGGCGTACCAGGACGAGGAGGAGGTCAGCCGGCAGCGGCTGCTCTCCACCGCGCACGGCGGCCGCCCGCAGGTGCAGCACGAGAGCGGCCGTCCGCTCGACCTCAAGCTCCGCGGCACGGGCTACCGGGTCGGCGTCGCCCGCGTCGGGCAGAAGCGCTTCCGGGTCGGCATCTCCGGCGGCGGCGACGTGCACCAGGCTGACGTCGAGATCGAGCGGTTCGACGCCTACAGCGGCCGGATCGTGGTCAACGGGCACCGCTTCCGGCTGGTGTCGGCCACGCACGGCCCGATCCACCTGGTCGAGGTCGACGGCATCACCCACCGGATCAGCCGCGACGAGGGCGGCGTGGTCCGCTCGCCCGCGCCCGCGCTGGTGGTGGCGACGCCGCTGGCGGTCGGCGACGAGGTCGACTCGGGCGCGCCGATCCTGGTGCTGGAGAGCATGAAGATGGAGACGGTGCTCCGCGCGCCGTTCCGCGCCCGGGTGCGCGAGTGCCCGGTCTCGGTGGGCAGCCAGGTCGAGACCGGCACGCCGCTGATGCGCCTGGAGCCGCTCGCCGACGAGGGAGAGGAACAGGAAGCCGCGGGCGCCGGTCAGGTCGTCGAGATCGACCTGCCCGCCGAGCCGGCGACAGTCTCCGCGGTCGAGCGGGTCGAGCGTGGCCTCCAGGACCTGCGCAGCCTGCTGCTGGGCTTCGACGTCGACGCGCAGGACCGCGGGCGCGTGCTGACCGACTACCTGGCGGCGCGGGCCGAGCTCGGCGACCGGCCGCTGCCGGGCGAGCTGGAGCTGCTGACGGTCTTCGCCGACCTGTCGGAGCTGAGCCGCAACAAGCCGGGCGGCGAGCTCGAGCCCGGCAACCTGGTGCACAGCCCCCGCGAGTACTTCCACAGCTACCTGCAGAGCCTCGACGTC belongs to Amorphoplanes digitatis and includes:
- a CDS encoding glycoside hydrolase family 26 protein; the protein is MRIKLAKSLTVLAAMAVGAGTAMAGTTAATAAPAKPCVTDANLVPSCGVLWGAAAGGFTTNPRDAELKAWEKLSGRTANIFHTYHKGDEVFPTKSEIAMARDKNNPRVLLLNWKIAYGSNWAKVAKGEQDKRIDKFAAHVKKNYPEKFFLVLNHEPENDVIAKKGSGWEAKDFKAMYRHTIKRLESKGVTNAINVMAYMGNEKWMAQSWWKDLYPGDDVVDWIGLDSYVNAEKGAYHYGMFADLLDRKATGNKGPGFYDWATTQHKSKPIMVAEWGVYHRVGKVHDKAPGYNSVLPELKKRPAIKAIVYFDTKKDDQGDRDISINSTKTALTAFKKLAADPIFNVKIA